One genomic region from Athalia rosae chromosome 3, iyAthRosa1.1, whole genome shotgun sequence encodes:
- the LOC105691263 gene encoding uncharacterized protein LOC105691263 isoform X2, protein MASMCGSTKSYPPPLTTGSFYRPGNNYPYQSEYYLPPRSAWYRVPPHMNKNGKETRKWKISSAVLIIAAMLVLVVVLAVAGLALWMGALRTDPTNAVAGFACSFRIVRGERYNPMLKLNTSMVFREKERKYKNIFELMFRRSVLAGAYKQTMIDKFENGTLKVFFRLYLDRRKVPKSITNLEDTIADILAKETYSATSLFKNMELDLTSISVKKLGQENILNPKQQQQQQQQQSGEKKNTMITKNGLLRPNLRNTSTVVATKILPSKSSKIEPDEADIDFSNIPTIQGTYKVTKLNETSTRKPSGIGTTPKRGNNTRDNTTTTKVPENFDAIDKVAEKPKTTRKEVDMTTESVTTAKLRRNSTVTSRPKVTADRTRTTTMTTPSMAPEKKPYRDFVDPEFETSPWRPIIPGFVNTELKLLPLNGNETSSKHGSVLIKADSSATHGDLDIKGTGENVATVFKEGQSSERPNFSEKVVPAIPEERLPHGSFPAATGSNGEPVLLSEDKNPFTFTPGETNQKFKDAPVTIDVRRDDLEALPHDRIVPQEMVNFRVNGKFKNKIPTGLIEQEPLFEDEVHRSKERLDAIEVSDVSPLQKTYSVHVSSSGNFQRTTSDLDHVTVPYDGQKAQLPPENFGSQYLQMGMGIRSTPKTPIDLKKVYVNNKPVSEYPNFQLPTFEMNAAKVEIAGVGEAEVVLDVAELEPKNRYSEIEALDDDDDILRPENLMQDRKATQNSPSRISEPVYTSYKSPDLNGEAKPSLVENPGTLRPFRHTIPVDKINSVVLNTSQLNSTREIVRHEITADERFHKNVSSEVKKPHTDIAATTDSSAELINKNEESYEYEDEGDAEIGAEVGDHFWEESSTISWSETENASGLPPKKSNLELADNVPPAEAEDSSGVMIDDEKTLKHTTTELYSEMLHPLNNNGQKIVTVEGNRETEVRLPLTTAPGRNSTFVKIDTVKYAPEDSPGENNHPPKEEVKTKIYNDTLRANVVENLVTLAPAKSNSGVGRPVRPRPKINGSEAEENFDSRAEDATEEDEFSDDGSSEAVRNFDKSPLEQIVEVITSISTQTSSHEERKGDGESEPPENFSINFDEISEAKDVKRNSENPEEGSPAFSEEGEEKIFTEVQAPQITGEFKIASNSDRKISSHQESIMLLEKLKQFAKVRTDTLTISTKQDTETVNKFETVTPISRPEVQDIDHPANFEELSKLAAVSTGNKVNPRNETADFTLSRDGVKILTKVLNKAEERTEKMRSSTEEIEVKNLDTIPETCEGFQCNDGKCLPAGARCNMLRECSSSEDETNCRCADFLKAQLLYQKICDGTPDCWDYSDETDCEWCKEGQYVCGNSRACVNPDKVCDGFRDCPGGEDEKKCAALIDDNFSMTESNNASRENIQVGNISLLKIEDEVKPEVERGDDQIPSVLEGRNFATTETDQEMMESSILETTTFRIVVSGDMKSNFSETSTRRTSDGSQIIQPAVSGREISANTRSTAVHGNSFNHIQVKTTESIRKNEVDDYNDKGFLSVRKNGKWGKLCLTGMDNLLERKRTIWTIEDLGQAVCKAITYQDYEKVEKVRLERSKLTDDQYYSLVYNEKSADKTSLTFKSSTCPSGEVLRVKCKNLECGVRTQTPSQARIVGGGSSTSGSWPWQVALYKEGDYQCGGALIGDKWILSAAHCFYHAQNEYWVARIGTTRRGSFPSPHEQLIRVDQISLHPDYVDNGFINDIAVLKLEKPTTFSDYVRPVCLPKSEPKGGEMCKVTGWGQLFEVGRVFPDTLQEVELPVISTEECRRRTLFLPLYRITSGMLCAGLKDGGRDACLGDSGGPLVCPESNNKYTLQGITSNGYGCARPGRPGVYTKVHNYVSWIERVMVQEELSTSTSLCKGHRCPLGECLPKSRVCNGYLECSDGSDELGCSIN, encoded by the exons atGGCATCCATGTGCGGCAGCACCAAAAGTTATCCGCCTCCTTTAACTACCGGCAGTTTCTACAGGCCGGGAAACAATTATCCTTACCAg AGTGAATATTACCTGCCACCGAGGTCAGCTTGGTACAGGGTACCGCCGCATAtgaacaaaaatggaaaagaaactagaaaatggaaaatcagCAGCGCTGTTTTAATAATAGCCGCAATGCTCgtactcgtcgtcgtcctgGCGGTCGCGGGTCTGGCTTTGTGGATGGGAG CTCTCAGAACGGACCCGACAAATG CTGTCGCGGGATTTGCATGCAGTTTTCGCATCGTACGTGGAGAACGGTACAATCCGATGTTGAAGTTAAACACCAGTATGGTGTTCCGTGAAAAAGAACGGAAGTACAAAAATATA TTCGAACTAATGTTCAGAAGAAGCGTTCTCGCCGGTGCTTACAAACAGACAATGATAGACAAGTTTGAAAATGGAACGCTCAAGGTATTCTTCAGACTGTATCTTGACCGCAGGAAGGTACCGAAGTCGATCACTAACCTTGAAGACACAATCGCCGATATTCTAGCTAAGGAAACGTACTCGGCCACTTCACTCTTCAAAAATATGGAACTGGACCTGACGAGTATTTCGGTTAAAA AATTGGGTCAGGAGAATATCCTCAATccaaaacaacaacaacaacagcagcagcaacagtctggagagaaaaaaaatacgatgaTAACGAAAAACGGTTTATTGCGTCCAAATTTAAGAAATACTTCCACAGTTGTGGCGACAAAGATTTTGCCGTCAAAATCGTCAAAGATTGAACCTGACGAGGCCGACATCGACTTCAGTAACATACCGACTATCCAGGGAACCTACAAAGTGACGAAACTTAACGAAACTTCGACTCGAAAACCTTCTGGAATTGGAACGACTCCGAAGAGGGGCAATAATACCAGAGATAACACCACGACTACGAAAGTCCCGGAAAATTTCGACGCGATCGATAAGGTGGCTGAGAAACCCAAAACTACCCGAAAAGAAGTAGATATGACGACCGAGAGCGTGACGACCGCTAAATTACGAAGGAATTCAACGGTTACATCGAGGCCCAAGGTCACCGCAGACCGCACCAGAACGACCACGATGACGACGCCTTCGATGGCACCGGAGAAAAAACCTTACAGAGATTTCGTTGACCCAGAATTTGAAACATCACCGTGGAGGCCGATTATTCCAGGCTTTGTCAACACGGAACTCAAACTACTTCCTCTGAATGGAAATGAAACTTCTTCGAAGCATGGCTCGGTTCTAATAAAAGCTGATTCTAGCGCGACGCACGGTGATCTGGATATCAAAGGTACCGGTGAAAACGTTGCCACGGTTTTTAAAGAGGGACAAAGTTCGGAGAGGCCAAACTTTTCCGAAAAAGTTGTACCGGCGATACCGGAAGAACGGCTTCCTCACGGATCGTTTCCCGCGGCTACCGGTAGCAACGGAGAACCAGTTTTACTATCGGAGGACAAAAACCCGTTTACATTTACACCCGGAGAAACTAATCAAAAATTTAAGGATGCCCCGGTGACGATCGACGTTCGCAGGGACGATCTGGAAGCACTTCCTCACGACAGAATCGTTCCGCAGGAAATGGTGAACTTTCGCGTCAAcgggaaattcaaaaacaaaataccCACCGGACTGATAGAACAGGAACCGCTATTCGAAGACGAAGTGCATCGTAGCAAGGAACGCCTCGACGCCATTGAAGTCTCCGACGTTTCGCCGCTCCAAAAAACTTACAGCGTTCACGTCAGTtcttcgggaaattttcaacgtaccaCCAGCGATTTGGATCACGTGACCGTCCCGTACGACGGGCAAAAAGCACAATTACCCCCCGAAAATTTCGGGTCTCAGTACTTGCAGATGGGAATGGGGATCAGGTCAACGCCAAAGACGCCGATTGACCTGAAAAAGGTATACGTCAACAATAAACCCGTCAGCGAGTACCCGAATTTTCAACTTCCAACGTTTGAAATGAACGCGGCGAAAGTGGAAATCGCAGGTGTAGGGGAGGCAGAAGTTGTTCTTGACGTAGCTGAATTGGAGCCAAAAAATCGGTATTCGGAAATCGAAgccctcgacgacgacgacgatatatTGCGACCTGAAAATTTGATGCAAGATAGAAAAGCCACGCAAAATTCTCCGTCTAGAATTTCAGAGCCCGTTTACACTAGCTACAAAAGTCCGGATTTAAACGGAGAAGCGAAACCAAGTCTCGTCGAAAATCCTGGGACCTTGAGACCCTTCAGACACACTATTCCcgtggataaaataaattccgtAGTTTTGAATACAAGTCAGTTGAATTCAACGCGAGAAATTGTCCGTCACGAGATCACAGCCGACGAACGATTTCACAAAAATGTTAGTTCCGAAGTGAAAAAACCTCATACAGATATCGCAGCAACGACGGATAGTTCGGCGGAATTGATCAACAAAAACGAAGAGTCGTACGAGTACGAGGACGAGGGGGACGCCGAAATCGGAGCGGAGGTCGGTGATCATTTTTGGGAAGAGTCGTCTACGATATCCTGGAGTGAAACGGAGAACGCTTCGGGGCTTCctccaaaaaaatcgaacctcGAATTGGCGGACAACGTTCCTCCCGCAGAGGCGGAGGACTCCTCAGGCGTCATGATAGACGACGAGAAAACGCTGAAACACACCACGACCGAACTTTACTCCGAGATGTTACATCCTCTGAATAATAATGGTCAGAAAATTGTTACCGTCGAAGGTAATCGCGAGACGGAAGTCCGACTTCCGTTGACTACGGCGCCTGGAAGGAATTCGACGTTCGTTAAAATCGACACGGTCAAATATGCGCCGGAGGATTCGCCTGGGGAAAATAATCATCCCCCGAAGGAAGAGGTTAAAACTAAAATCTACAACGACACCCTCAGGGCTAACGTTGTAGAGAATCTCGTTACTCTTGCCCCGGCAAAGAGTAACAGCGGAGTCGGAAGGCCTGTGAGGCCGCGGCCCAAGATCAACGGAAGTGAAGCTGAAGAGAATTTCGATTCAAGGGCGGAAGACGCGACGGAAGAAGACGAATTTAGCGACGACGGAAGCAGCGAGGCGGTTAGAAATTTCGACAAGTCACCTCTGGAGCAAATAGTCGAGGTCATAACATCGATCAGCACTCAAACTTCTTCCCATGAGGAACGAAAAGGCGACGGGGAATCTGAACCACCTGAAAActtttccattaattttgaCGAGATTTCCGAGGCGAAAGACGTTAAGAGGAATTCCGAAAATCCTGAGGAGGGTTCACCGGCTTTTAGCGAagagggggaagaaaagaTATTCACGGAAGTACAAGCACCCCAAATTACCGGGGAATTCAAAATAGCATCGAATTCCGATAGGAAAATATCCAGCCACCAAGAGAGCATAATGCTTTTAGAGAAGCTGAAACAATTCGCCAAAGTCAGAACAGACACTTTGACGATATCAACTAAACAGGACACCGAGACGGTGAATAAATTCGAAACCGTCACGCCGATTTCAAGACCGGAAGTGCAGGATATCGACCACCCTGCTAATTTTGAAGAACTATCAAAACTCGCCGCTGTTTCAACCGGAAACAAAGTGAATCCAAGAAATGAAACGGCTGACTTTACTCTCAGCAGAGACGGGGTGAAAATTCTCACCAAGGTTCTTAACAAAGCCGAAGAAAGGACGGAGAAAATGCGCTCCAGTACAGAAgaaattgaagtaaaaaatctcg ATACCATCCCGGAAACCTGCGAGGGATTTCAATGCAACGACGGAAAATGTCTTCCGGCTGGGGCGAGGTGCAATATGCTGAGAGAGTGCTCTTCTTCGGAAGACGAAACGAACTGCAGATGCGCTGATTTTCTGAAAGCGCAATTACTCTATCAAAAGATTTGCGACGGTACTCCGGACTGTTGGGATTATTCGGACGAAACCGATTGCG AATGGTGTAAAGAAGGGCAATACGTATGTGGCAACAGCAGAGCCTGCGTGAATCCTGATAAAGTTTGCGACGGTTTTCGAGATTGTCCGGGAGGGGAGGACGAAAAGAAATGCGCGGCTTTGATagacgataatttttcgatgacCGAGAGCAACAATGCAAGCAGAGAAAACATCCAAGTCGGAAATATATCGCTGTTGAAAATAGAGGACGAAGTGAAACCAGAAGTCGAGCGCGGCGACGACCAGATTCCCTCAGTTCTAGAAGGGAGAAATTTCGCAACTACGGAAACCGACCAGGAAATGATGGAGTCTTCCATTCTGGAGACTACGACATTCCGCATCGTTGTTAGCGGCGatatgaaatcaaattttagcGAGACGAGTACGAGACGTACGTCGGATGGATCCCAAATTATTCAACCTGCAGTTTCCGGAAGAGAAATAAGCGCGAATACAAGATCGACAGCGGTTCATGGTAACTCTTTTAACCACATTCAGGTGAAAACTACGGAAAGCATAAGGAAAAATGAAGTGGACGACTACAACGATAAGGGATTTTTGAGCGTCAGGAAAAACGGTAAATGGGGAAAACTTTGTCTCACTGGCATGGACAATCTCCtcgaaagaaaacgaacaatTTGGACTATCGAGGACCTGGGTCAGGCTGTTTGCAAAGCGATTACTTATCA AGATTATGAGAAGGTTGAAAAGGTGCGACTCGAAAGATCAAAGTTGACAGATGACCAATACTACAGTTTGGTGTACAACGAAAAGTCAGCGGACAAGACCAGTCTCACATTTAAATCTTCAACCTGCCCAAGTGGCGAAGTGTTGAGAGTGAAGTGCAAGAATTTAGAGTGCGGCGTTCGAACCCAGACGCCTTCCCAGGCCAG AATCGTAGGAGGAGGAAGTTCTACCTCCGGTAGCTGGCCCTGGCAAGTCGCGCTGTATAAAGAAGGCGATTATCAATGTGGTGGGGCTCTAATCGGTGACAAATGGATTCTCTCCGCAGCCCACTGCTTTTATCA CGCACAAAATGAGTACTGGGTTGCAAGAATAGGCACAACCAGAAGAGGTAGTTTTCCTAGCCCGCACGAACAACTGATTCGTGTCGATCAGATATCACTGCACCCCGACTACGTCGACAATGGATTTATAAATGACATTGCTGTATTGAAATTAGAGAAGCCGACAACATTCAGCGACTATGTGAGGCCAGTCTGTCTTCCAAAAAGCGAACCCAAGGGTGGCGAGATGTGCAAGGTCACTGGATGGGGTCAACTCTTTGAAGTTGGCAGAGTGTTTC CTGACACCCTTCAGGAAGTAGAACTGCCAGTTATATCAACGGAAGAATGTCGGAGAAGAACATTATTCCTACCACTTTACAGAATAACTTCAGGCATGCTGTGTGCTGGACTGAAAGATGGGGGTAGGGACGCCTGCCTAGGAGACAGCGGAGGACCCCTTGTCTGTCCTGAGTCAAACAATAAATACACGCTGCAAG GCATTACTTCGAATGGTTACGGTTGTGCGAGACCTGGACGACCAGGAGTCTACACAAAAGTCCATAATTACGTTTCTTGGATTGAACGAGTTATGGTTCAGGAAGAACTGTCAACGTCAACATCACTGTGCAAGGGTCACAGATGTCCCTTGGGGGAATGTCTACCAAAATCACGCGTTTGTAACGGATATCTCGAGTGTTCGGACGGCAGCGATGAGCTGGGATgctcaattaattaa